GCTCGCCGCCTCGGCCGACAGCTTCCTCCTGGAGGTCCGGGGCGACAGCATGGAGGCGATGGGGATCTTCGCGGGCGACCTGGTGCTGGTGGAGCCCGCCGACGAGGGCGAGGTCGAGAACGGCGAGATCGTGGCCGCCCGCGTGGACGGCGACGCCACGGTGAAGCGGTACTTCGCCAGCGAGGGGAAGGTGGTGCTGGAGCCCGCCAACCCCGACTACGCCCCCATCCTGGTGCACGAGCACAACGACTTCACGGTCCTCGGCCGGGTCACGGGGCTGTTCCGGCGCTTTACGCGCGAGCAGACCGAGGCTATCGTGACGGGAGCGCACTGAGCGGCGGCCCGTCCCGCGGAGGGGGACCCCGGCGCGCGTCGCCGGGGTCCCCTTTTTCATTGCGGTGCAGATGACGACGGGCGAGGACGCCATCCGGGAGGAGGACCGGCGCTGGATGCGGCTGGCGCTGGAGGAGGCCGCCGCGGCGGAAGCGCTGGGGGAGGTCCCCGTGGGCGCCGTGGTCGTGCGGGGAGGGGAGGTGGTCGCGCGCGGCCACAACCTGACGCACACGCTCCAGGACCCCAGCGCCCACGCCGAGATGGTGGCCATCCGCGGCGCGGCGCAGGCCACCGGCCACTGGCGCCTCCTGGACTGCACGCTCTACGTGACGCTGGAGCCGTGCGCCATGTGCTCGGGGGCTATCGTCCTCGCCCGGATCCCGCGGCTGGTCTACGGCGCGGCGGACCCCAAGGCGGGGATGTCCGGCTCGCTCGCCAACCTGGTGCAGCACCCGCGGCTCAACCATCGCGTGGAGCTCGTGGCCGGCGTGCTGGAAGAGGAGTGCGGCGACGTGCTGCGCGCCTTCTTCCGGGCGCGGCGGAAGAAGCCGCCGGAGCAGCGGCAGGCCGGGTGAGGCCGCCCGGCGGTTCGTTGACACCCCCCCGCGCGCGTGGCTAAGTTCCCCCACCCACCGAAGCACCGGACCCCGACGCCGAGATCATGCCCGACCCCCAGCGACACAGGTTGATGGACGCGCCTGCCGTGGAGCGGACCCTCGCCCGCATGGCGCGCGAGATCCTGGAGCAGGCCGACGGCACCGAGCGCCTGGCCCTGGTGGGGATCCACCGCCGCGGCGTGCACCTGGCAGAGATGCTCGCCCGCGAGGTCGAGAAGGAGCGCGGCGTGGCCGTCCCCACGGGGTCGCTGGACATCACGCTTTACCGCGACGACCTGATGGCCATCGGGCCGCGCCCCGTGGTGGGGACGACGGCGCTCCCGGAGGGCGGGATCGACGACCGCGTGGTGGTGATCGTGGACGACGTGCTCTACACCGGCCGGACCGTGCGCGCGGCGCTGGACGAGCTGGCCGACTTCGGGCGGCCCCGGCGCACGCTGCTCTGCGTGCTGGTGGACCGCGGCGGGCGCGAGCTCCCCATCCAGCCCGACGTGGTCGGCGAGCGGGTGGACGTCCCTGCCGGCGGGCGGGCGGAGGTGCTGGTCCCCGGCCTCGACGGCGAGCTGGGCGTGGAGGTGACCGGCGGGGAGGCCGCCTGATGGTGCACCCCTCCGGGCCGTACCTGGGGAAGGACCTGCTGGGGCTGGAAGAACTGTCGGCGGAGCAGATCACCGCGATCCTGGACACCGCCGAGCCCTTCAAGGAGATCTCGGAGCGCCCCATCAAGAAGACGCCGGTGCTCCGGGGGAAGACCATCGTCAACGCCTTCTTCGAGAACTCCACCCGCACCCGCATCTCCTTCGAGTTCGCCGAGAAGCGGCTCTCCGCCGACACGGTGAACTTCGCGGCCGGCGGCTCCTCCGTCTCCAAGGGCGAGACGCTGGTGGACACCGCGCGGAACCTGGAGGCCATGCGGATCGACATGGTGGTGATCCGCCACGGCGCCTCCGGCGCGGCCCGTTTCCTGGGCGAGCGGATCGCCTCCAACGTCGTCAACGCCGGTGACGGGCGGCACGAGCACCCCACGCAGGGGCTGCTGGACATCCTCACCCTCCGCGACCACTTCAAGCGCATCGCCGGGCTGAAGGTGTGCATCGTGGGCGACGTGCTGCACTCCCGCGTGGCCCGCTCCAACATCTGGGGCCTGAGGAAGCTGGGCGCGGAGGTGGCGGTGTGCGGCCCGCTCACCCTCCTCCCGCGGGAGGTCGGCGAGATGGGGGTGACGGTGTTCCGGCGCATCGAGGAGGCGATCGAGTGGGCCGACGCCCTCAACGTGCTCCGCCTGCAGCTGGAGCGGATGAAGGCGGGCTTCATCCCCTCGCTCCGCGAGTACAACCGCGTCTTCGGGGTGAGCAGCGCGCGCCTGGCGCAGGCCCCGCGCGACGTGCTCATCCTGCACCCCGGGCCCATGAACCGCGGCGTGGAGATCGACAGCGACGTGGCCGACGGGCCGCACTCCGTGATCCTGCAGCAGGTGACCAACGGGGTCGCCGTCCGCATGGCGGTGCTCTACCTCCTGGCCGGGGGAGCGCCGGAAAAGGCAGAGGCCGCGAAGGGGGGAGCGGAGTGAGGCCGGTGCTGATCCGCGGCGGGCGAGTCGTCGACCCGTCGCAGCGGATGGACGCCACGCTCGACGTGCTCCTGCACGGCGGCGAGGTGGCCGAGCTCGGGGAGCGGCTGGACGCCCCCGAGGGCGCGGAGATCGTGGACGCCTCCGGGCTGGTGGTCTGCCCGGGACTGATCGACGTGCACGTGCACCTCCGCGAGCCGGGGCAGGAGCACAAGGAGACCATCTCCAGCGGCGCGCGCGCCGCAGCGGCGGGCGGGTTCACGGCGGTGGTCGCCATGCCCAACACCGATCCCCCCATCGACAACCCCGCCTCGGTGGGCTTCGTGCTGGCGGAGGGAGTGCGGGTGGGCGCCGCGCGGGTCTACCCCAGCGGCGCCATCACCGTGGGGCAGAACGGGGAGCAGCTCACCGAGGTAGGCGAGCTGATCGACGCCGGGGCGGTCACCATCACCGACGACGGCCGCCCGGTGATGAACGCCGGGATCATGCGGATGGCGCTGGAGTACGCGCAGACCTTCGACCTCCCGGTGGCCGTCCACGCGGAGGACCTGGCGCTTTCGCGCGGGGGCTCCATGAACGAGGGGATCGTCGCCACGCGGCTGGGGCTCACCGGGATCCCGAACGCCGCCGAGGACGTGATGATCGCCCGCGACCTCCTCCTCGCCGAGCTGACCGGCGGGCGGCTGCACGTGCAGCACGTCGCCACCCGGCGCGGGGTGGAGATGATCCGCGAGGCCCGCGCGCGCGGGGTGCGGGTGACGGCCGAGGCCTCGCCGCACCACTTCACCCTCACCGACGCGGCCGTGGCCTCGTACCGCACCGACGCCAAGATGAACCCGCCCCTGCGGAGCGAGGCGGACCGCGACGCGGTGGTGGAGGGGGTGCGCGACGGGACGCTGGACGTGATCGCCACCGACCACGCGCCGCACCATTACGACGAGAAGGAGCAGGCGTTCGAGGACGCCCCCAACGGGATCGTGGGGCTGGAGACGGCGCTCGGCCTGGCGCTCACGGAGCTGGTGGGGAAGGGCGTGATCGACCTCCCCACGCTGGTGGAGCGGATGAGCTGCGCTCCCGCGCGGGCGATGTCGCTCCCGGGCGGCACGCTCCGCCGCGGCGCCGCCGCGGACGTGACCCTCTTCGACCCCGACGCGGAGTGGACGGTGGACCCGGCGCGCTTCCTCTCCATGAGCCGCAACACGCCCTTCCGCGGGTGGAAGCTCCGCGGCAGGGCGGTGCGCACCCTGGTGGGCGGACGCACGGTGTGGACGGGGGAGGCGCCGTGAGCTGGGGCCCGCTCCGTCCGCCCGGCCGCCGCGCCGACCTCCGCACCTTCTGCGGCACCGCCTTCCCCTGGCCGATGGTGGGGGAGCTGGAGGACGGGCGCGAGGTGACCGCCTGCTACCTCGTGCACGACAAGCAGCGCCGGGAGACGCGCGCGGCGAAGCCCTTCCTGCAGCTCACCCTGGGCGACCGGACGGGGACCGTCCCCGCCATGGTCTGGGACGACGCGGACCGGCTGGACGCCCTGTTCGGGGCGGACGACGTGATCGGGGTGCGGGCGAAGGTGGGCACCTACAACGACCGCCTGCAGGTGACGGTGCTCGCCGCGGAGCCGCTGGAGGTGGTGGACGACGACCTGGCGTTCTTCCTCCCCTGCTGCCCGCGCGACCGCGAGGCGCTCGGTCGCGAGGTGGACCGCCTGGTCGCCACGGTGGAGGACCGGCCGCTCCGCGTGCTCCTGGAGCGCTGCCTGGGGAAGCGCACCGCGCTGGGGCGGAGCTTCCGCATGCACCCGGCGGCCAAGCGCAACCACCACGCCTACCTCGGCGGGCTGATGGAGCACTCCCTCTCGGTGGCGCTGGCCTGCGACCGGCTGGCGGCGCACTACATCGGGCAGGGGGCGCGCATCGACCGGGACCTGCTCATCGCCGGGGCGCTCCTGCACGACGTCGGGAAGGTGCGGGAGCTGAGCGCCGCCCGCTCCTTCGGCTACACGGTGGAGGGGCAGCTCCTGGGGCACATCGTCCTGGGGATCCAGATCGTGGGGAGGGAGGCCGAGGCGATCCCCGGCCTCGCCCCCGAGCGGCTCCTCCTGGTGCAGCACCTGATCGCCAGCCACCAGGGGCGCCTGGAGTGGGCGAGCCCCAAGGTCCCGCAGATGGTGGAGGCCCTGGTCCTGCACTACGCGGACGACCTGGATTCCAAGATGAACCCGGCCGTCGCGCTCCTGTCCGGCGCCGGCGAGGGGGAGTTCACCCCCTTCGACCGCCACCTTGAGCGCTCCCTCTTCAACCCCGCCCCGCCGGCCCTGGCGCGCGCTCCCGAGCTGGAGCCCGTCACTCCGGAGGCGGCGGCCGAAGTGCTGATCGACCTTTTCCGCGGCTGACCTCGGCCGCACCCCGCACCCCCCGGAGTACCATGAACACACCCCTCTCCACCGAAGCGCCCACGGCCGTCGAGACGCTCACCGCCCAGCGCAGCCGCCTCCAGGAGTGGCTCGGCCGCCTGGGCGAGGTCGGCAGCGACGTCCCCCCGCACGTGGCCGAGCGCGTGCGCCGCGACTACGAGGACCGGCTCCGCGACGTGACGCAGCAGCTCTCGGAGCACCTCGACGCGCTCACCGGCGAGCTGGACGACCGGCGGACCGAGCTGGACGACGCGGAGGCACGCCGCGCCGGTGCGCAGGACGACCTGCAGGAGGCCCGCCTGCGGCACCTGATCGGGGAGGTGGAGGACGGGGACTGGGAGGCGCGCCGCCCCGAGCTGGAATCCGCCGTCGCCGACGCCGAGGCCGAGGCCGCCCGGGTCCGCGGCGAGGTGGATCGCCTGGAGGCGCTCCTGCGCGACGTGGGCGCCTCGGAAGCCGCCGCCGCTCCGGCCGCCGATGCCGCGCAGGAGGAGCCGGCCGCGGAGGCGGCGCGGGAAGCAGAGCCGGAGCCGTTCGGGGAGCCGGAGTGGGCGCGGGAGGCTCCCGGCCTCCCCCCGCGCGACACCAGCGACGACACGATCCCGGAGTTCACCCCGCATGCGGGGAGCTACGGGGCGAATGGCGGCGGGGCCGCGGAGGGAAGCGCCCACGACGACCTGGACGTGGACCTTTCCTGGCTGGAGGACGTGGAGCAGGTCTCCGCCACGAGCGTGGACCTTTCCCCCGCGGCCGGCGCCGCGCCCGCTGCGGCCGACACCTCGGCGGACGACCTGGCCTTCCTGGCGGAGCTGGACCGCGCCATCGCCCACTCGACCCACCCGGAGCAGGGGGCTGCGCCGGCCGCTTCGTCCTCCGTCGGCGGGACGGACGACCGCACGCTGGACCCGGACCGGGCGGGGATGCTGCTGTGCAAGGAGTGCGGCGCCATCAACGAGCCTCAGCTCTGGTACTGCGAAATCTGCGGCTCGGAGCTGTAGGATCGGCGGCTGAAACGGGCGCAGCTCTGCGTTGCCCTGCGGGCGGCTCCCTGCGACGTACAGGAAGTACGTCTCGGTCGCCGTCCTCGGGCGCCTTGATCTGTACTCCGTTTGAGCCGCCTCCACTCTCCGCGGGGGAAGAACGGCAACGGCAACGGACACGGACTTCTGTAACCCTGAGATGGTGCCGGGGAGGTGGGGGGAGGCTCCGCAGGAGGTGCGTTTGTTTGAGCCCGCGCCGAAACCACGTCTCGCCGAGAGTGCCGGGCGAGTTTACGCACCTCCGGAGGAGCCTCCCCCCGCCGACCCCTCGCAGCAGATCCCGGAGCCGTTCGGCCGGAACGCAGAAAGGCCCCGCGGAGCGTGTTGCTCCGCGGGGCCTTCTTTCCGCAGCTTCGTCGCTTACGCGCCGAGCTTCTGGACGTGGGCCACGAGGCGGGACTTGGTCCGCGCGGCCTTGTTCGGGTGGATCAGGCGCTTGGACGCGGCCCGGTCCAGGAGCGAGATCGCCTCCCTGAGGGCGCTGCCGGCCGTCTCCGCGTTCTCCGCCTTGCGGACGTTGCGGAGCGCGGTGCGAAGCCGCGAGCGGCGGGCCCTGTTACGCTCGGCGCGGATCTCGTTGGTCCGCATCCGCTTCTCGGCGGACTTGACGTTCGGCAAACTGACCTCCGGAAGATTCGTTGCTGGGGTGATTCGCTGTAACCGCTAGAAACAGGAAAGCGCAAAGATACCGAAAGGGGCGGAGCCTGTCAAGCACGGGGACCCGCCATTTTGACAACCGGGGGGCGGCGGCGCTAGCTTCCGCGCCATGGAACAACTCCTCATCGCACTTCCCATCCTGATCTTCTCCGTGGTGGTCCACGAGGTCGCGCACGCCTGGGTGGCGCGCCGCGAGGGCGACAACACCGCCTTCATGCTGGGGCGCATCACCCTCAACCCGCTTCCGCACCTGGACCCGCTGGGGAGCGTCCTCCTCCCGGGGATCATGGCGATCATGGGGGGGCCGGTCCTGGGGTGGGCCAAGCCGGTCCCGGTGAACCCGCGCAACTTCCGCAACTACAAGCGCGGCGACATCCTGGTGTCGCTCGCCGGCGTCGCCGCCAACCTGCTGCTGGCGGTGCTCTTCACCCTGCTGCTGGCCGCCACCCTGGCGGCGGCGCGGGCGTTCCCGGAGATGGTGGCGACCTGGGGGATCCTGGTCAACATGTTCCGGATGGGGATCTTCATCAACTTCCTGTTGATGCTCTTCAACCTGATCCCCATTCCGCCGCTGGACGGCTCGCACGTCATGGTGTACCTCCTTCCGGTGCGCCTGGCGATGCGCTACCGCGAGCTGGGGCGCTACGGGATGCTGATCCTCTTCGCTCTCCTCTTCCTGGGCGGCTTCACCTTCCTCGTCGCTCCGGTGGGCTTTCTCACCGGCACCGCCCTGGCCGCGGCACAGGCGCTCGCAGGCGTCGCCTGACCGTGCAGCAGCCCGCGCTCGAGCAGCGGCCGGAGCCGGACCTGTTCCAGGTCGACATCGAGCGCTTCCAGGGCCCGCTGGACCTGCTCCTCCACCTGATCCGCAACCAGGACGTCGACATCTTCGACATCCCCATCGCGCGGATCACGGCGCAGTTCCTGGCCGCCATCCAGGAGGTGGACTGGCTGGAGCTGGAGCGGGCGGGGGAGTTCCTGGAGATGGCCTCGATCCTGGTGCGGATCAAGGCGCAGATGCTCTTCCCGCGCCGCACGGAGGACGGAGAGGAGGAGGACCCGCGCGCCGAGCTGGTGCGCCGCCTGCTGGAGTACGAGCACTTCCGGGAGGCGGCGGGGCTCCTGGTGGGAGCGGAGCGGGAGCGCGCGCGGATGTGGTCGCGCGGCTACGTGGAGGTGCGCCCGGCGGCGCCGGCCGCCTCGGTCCCGCTGGAGACGGAGTGGGAGGAGGTGTGGAGCGCCGCGCTCCGCCTGGCCGCGCGCGCGGCCGAGCCGGAGACGGTGTACCGCTTCGGGGGGCGCCCCGTGCGGATGGACGAGAAGATCGAGCTGGTGCTCGCCGCGCTGCAGCAGTCGCGCCGGGTGGAGTTCGCGACGCTGGTGGCCCCGTGGGGGACGCGGATGCACGCCGTGGTGTCGCTGCTGGCCTGCCTGGAGCTGGCGAAGCGGAGCCAGTTGCTGGTCCGCCAGGCCTCGCCCTTCGCCCCGCTCTGGCTGTACCGGCGGCGGCGCGAGGAGGGGTGATGCGCCCCAGCCGGGTGGTGGAGGCCATCCTCTTCGCCAGCCAGACGCCGCTCAGCGCGGCGGAGCTGGCGCGGGGCGGCGAGGACTTCGACGAGGACGCGGTGGAGGCGGCGCTCGCCGAGCTGCGCGCGGAGTACGAACGCGAGGGGCGGGCCTTCGGCGTCTTCGAGGTGGCGGGCGGCTGGCAGCTCCTCACGCGGCCGGAGTACGCCCCCGTGCTGGAGCGCTTCGACAGCGTCCCCGCCAACGCCCGCCTCTCGTCGCCCGCGCTGGAGACGCTGGCCATCGTCGCGTACCGGCAGCCGGTGGGGCGCGCGGAGATCGAGGAGATCCGCGGCGTGGGCGCGGGCGGGGTGCTCAAGACGCTCCAGGAGCGCGAGCTGGTGGAGGTGGTGGGGCGGGGCGAGGGGTTGGGGCGCCCGCTCCTGTACGGGACCACGCGCCGCTTCCTGGAGCACTTCGGCTTCCGGTCGGTGGAGGACCTCCCCCGTCCGGAGGAGCTGCCGGTGGTGCTGTCGCGGAGAAACGAGGAGACGAGAGCGGATGGCGCGTAGACAGGGCCGGCCGACCGCGGAGGGGGAGCCCCTCCGCCTGCAGGTGTTCATCGCGCGCTCGGGGATCGCCTCGCGCCGCGGCGCCGAGGAGCTGATCGCCGAGGGCCGCGTCTGGGTGAACGGCGAGAGCGTCACCGCGCCGGGGACCAAGGTGATCCCCGGGGTGGACCGCGTGGAGGTGGACGGCGAGCCGATCTCCGCCGCCACGGAGACGCTCTGGGTGGCGCTGCACAAGCCCAAGGGGTACGTGACGACGCGCCACGACCCGTACGGCCGCAAGACGATCTACGAGCTCCTCCCGCCCAAGCTGCACCACCTCTTCCACGTGGGGCGGCTGGACCGCGACAGCGAGGGCATCCTCCTCCTCACCAACGACGGCCCCGCCGCCAACCGCTTCCTGCACCCGCGCTTCGGCGTCACCAAGGAGTACCTGGTGGACGTGGACGGCCGCCCCTCGTCCGAGGAGCTGCGCCGCCTCACGGCCGGGGTGGAGCTGGAGGACGGCGTCGCACGCGCGGAGTCGGTGGACCGCCTGCACCAGGTGGACGTGGACGTGTGGCGGATCCGGGTGGTGCTCCGGGAGGGGAAGAAGCGCGAGGTGCGCCGCATGATGGACGCGGTAGGGCACCCCGTCCGCCGGCTGATCCGGCGCCGCTTCGGCCCCGTGGAGCTCGGCGAGCTCCCCTCCGGGAAGTGGCGCGTGGTCGCCCCCGCCGAGCTGAGCTCCCTCCTCGGCCCGCGCAGCGGCTCCTGAGCCACAGGCAATCCAACAAACCCAACGTTCCCCTACATGGAAATCCGAGGCTCGCGCATCCTTCTGCTGGGTGGTTCCGGGCTCGTCGGGATGGCGCTGGCGCGCCAGCTCCTCCCGCTGAAGCCCTCGCTGGTGGTCATCTCCGGCCTGACGCAGGCGGAGGCGGAGTCCGCGGTCGAGGAGCTGCGAGCCGACCCGGACGCCGAGGGGGTGGAGCTGGCGGCGGAGTGGGGCGACATCTTCCTGTCGCACGACCTGAAGGACCGGCGCCGCCGCGAGATCGTGGCGGACCCCGAGGCGCGGGGGCGGATCCTGGACGACCTGCTGGGGCCGCTCTCGGACGAGCTGATCGAGCGCTCCGCGCTGGGGCGGATCATCGGGCGGCACCGCCCGGAGGCGATCGTGGACACCATCAACACCGCGACCGCCTTCGCCTACCAGAACGCCTTCGACAGCGCCGCGGCGCTGCGGGAGAAGGCGCGGGCCGGGCGGGCGGACCTGGACTCGGTGGAGACGCACCTGGCCACCATGTACCTCCCGCAGCTGATCCGGCACGTGCAGCTCGCGCTGGAGGTGATGAAGCGGGCGCAGACCCGCGTCTACGTGAAGGTGGGGACGGCCGGGACGGGGGGGATGGGGCTCAACATTCCCTTCACCCACTCGGAGGAGCGCCCCTCGCGGATGCTCCTGGCGAAGTCGTCGATCGCCGGAGCGCACACGCTCCTCCTCTACCTGATGGCCCGCACGCCGGGCGCCCCCACGGTGAAGGAGATCAAGCCGACGGCGGCGATCTCCTGGAAGAAGATCGGCTTCGGCGAGGTACAGCGAGCCGGCCGCACGATCCCGCGCGTGGACGCCACGGCTCCGGTGGCGGTCCACGACCTGGTGGAGGGCCGGTCCGCGGAGGGGAGCTGGCGCGACACCGGGGAGCCGCTCACCGGCGTGTACGTGGACTCGGGAGAAAACGGGCTCTTCTCCCCGCCGGAGTTCGAGACGCTGACGGCGCTGGGGCTGATGGAGTTCATCACCCCGGAGGAGATCGCGCAGGA
This portion of the Longimicrobiaceae bacterium genome encodes:
- a CDS encoding Ran-binding zinc finger domain-containing protein; translation: MNTPLSTEAPTAVETLTAQRSRLQEWLGRLGEVGSDVPPHVAERVRRDYEDRLRDVTQQLSEHLDALTGELDDRRTELDDAEARRAGAQDDLQEARLRHLIGEVEDGDWEARRPELESAVADAEAEAARVRGEVDRLEALLRDVGASEAAAAPAADAAQEEPAAEAAREAEPEPFGEPEWAREAPGLPPRDTSDDTIPEFTPHAGSYGANGGGAAEGSAHDDLDVDLSWLEDVEQVSATSVDLSPAAGAAPAAADTSADDLAFLAELDRAIAHSTHPEQGAAPAASSSVGGTDDRTLDPDRAGMLLCKECGAINEPQLWYCEICGSEL
- a CDS encoding site-2 protease family protein — protein: MEQLLIALPILIFSVVVHEVAHAWVARREGDNTAFMLGRITLNPLPHLDPLGSVLLPGIMAIMGGPVLGWAKPVPVNPRNFRNYKRGDILVSLAGVAANLLLAVLFTLLLAATLAAARAFPEMVATWGILVNMFRMGIFINFLLMLFNLIPIPPLDGSHVMVYLLPVRLAMRYRELGRYGMLILFALLFLGGFTFLVAPVGFLTGTALAAAQALAGVA
- a CDS encoding pseudouridine synthase; this translates as MARRQGRPTAEGEPLRLQVFIARSGIASRRGAEELIAEGRVWVNGESVTAPGTKVIPGVDRVEVDGEPISAATETLWVALHKPKGYVTTRHDPYGRKTIYELLPPKLHHLFHVGRLDRDSEGILLLTNDGPAANRFLHPRFGVTKEYLVDVDGRPSSEELRRLTAGVELEDGVARAESVDRLHQVDVDVWRIRVVLREGKKREVRRMMDAVGHPVRRLIRRRFGPVELGELPSGKWRVVAPAELSSLLGPRSGS
- a CDS encoding ScpA family protein → MQQPALEQRPEPDLFQVDIERFQGPLDLLLHLIRNQDVDIFDIPIARITAQFLAAIQEVDWLELERAGEFLEMASILVRIKAQMLFPRRTEDGEEEDPRAELVRRLLEYEHFREAAGLLVGAERERARMWSRGYVEVRPAAPAASVPLETEWEEVWSAALRLAARAAEPETVYRFGGRPVRMDEKIELVLAALQQSRRVEFATLVAPWGTRMHAVVSLLACLELAKRSQLLVRQASPFAPLWLYRRRREEG
- the rpsT gene encoding 30S ribosomal protein S20, coding for MPNVKSAEKRMRTNEIRAERNRARRSRLRTALRNVRKAENAETAGSALREAISLLDRAASKRLIHPNKAARTKSRLVAHVQKLGA
- the tadA gene encoding tRNA adenosine(34) deaminase TadA, coding for MTTGEDAIREEDRRWMRLALEEAAAAEALGEVPVGAVVVRGGEVVARGHNLTHTLQDPSAHAEMVAIRGAAQATGHWRLLDCTLYVTLEPCAMCSGAIVLARIPRLVYGAADPKAGMSGSLANLVQHPRLNHRVELVAGVLEEECGDVLRAFFRARRKKPPEQRQAG
- the lexA gene encoding transcriptional repressor LexA — its product is MPEPLSKIEKRILNYLVDYLRQHTYQPSIREIGKRFGIKSTKTVSEHLQALADKGYIERDASRSRGVKIVGMNLAPDVVSVPSYGKIAAGRPALLRDNVREEFEIDRKLAASADSFLLEVRGDSMEAMGIFAGDLVLVEPADEGEVENGEIVAARVDGDATVKRYFASEGKVVLEPANPDYAPILVHEHNDFTVLGRVTGLFRRFTREQTEAIVTGAH
- a CDS encoding dihydroorotase — its product is MRPVLIRGGRVVDPSQRMDATLDVLLHGGEVAELGERLDAPEGAEIVDASGLVVCPGLIDVHVHLREPGQEHKETISSGARAAAAGGFTAVVAMPNTDPPIDNPASVGFVLAEGVRVGAARVYPSGAITVGQNGEQLTEVGELIDAGAVTITDDGRPVMNAGIMRMALEYAQTFDLPVAVHAEDLALSRGGSMNEGIVATRLGLTGIPNAAEDVMIARDLLLAELTGGRLHVQHVATRRGVEMIREARARGVRVTAEASPHHFTLTDAAVASYRTDAKMNPPLRSEADRDAVVEGVRDGTLDVIATDHAPHHYDEKEQAFEDAPNGIVGLETALGLALTELVGKGVIDLPTLVERMSCAPARAMSLPGGTLRRGAAADVTLFDPDAEWTVDPARFLSMSRNTPFRGWKLRGRAVRTLVGGRTVWTGEAP
- a CDS encoding aspartate carbamoyltransferase catalytic subunit, whose protein sequence is MVHPSGPYLGKDLLGLEELSAEQITAILDTAEPFKEISERPIKKTPVLRGKTIVNAFFENSTRTRISFEFAEKRLSADTVNFAAGGSSVSKGETLVDTARNLEAMRIDMVVIRHGASGAARFLGERIASNVVNAGDGRHEHPTQGLLDILTLRDHFKRIAGLKVCIVGDVLHSRVARSNIWGLRKLGAEVAVCGPLTLLPREVGEMGVTVFRRIEEAIEWADALNVLRLQLERMKAGFIPSLREYNRVFGVSSARLAQAPRDVLILHPGPMNRGVEIDSDVADGPHSVILQQVTNGVAVRMAVLYLLAGGAPEKAEAAKGGAE
- the scpB gene encoding SMC-Scp complex subunit ScpB, with translation MRPSRVVEAILFASQTPLSAAELARGGEDFDEDAVEAALAELRAEYEREGRAFGVFEVAGGWQLLTRPEYAPVLERFDSVPANARLSSPALETLAIVAYRQPVGRAEIEEIRGVGAGGVLKTLQERELVEVVGRGEGLGRPLLYGTTRRFLEHFGFRSVEDLPRPEELPVVLSRRNEETRADGA
- the pyrR gene encoding bifunctional pyr operon transcriptional regulator/uracil phosphoribosyltransferase PyrR, producing MPDPQRHRLMDAPAVERTLARMAREILEQADGTERLALVGIHRRGVHLAEMLAREVEKERGVAVPTGSLDITLYRDDLMAIGPRPVVGTTALPEGGIDDRVVVIVDDVLYTGRTVRAALDELADFGRPRRTLLCVLVDRGGRELPIQPDVVGERVDVPAGGRAEVLVPGLDGELGVEVTGGEAA
- a CDS encoding HD domain-containing protein, which codes for MSWGPLRPPGRRADLRTFCGTAFPWPMVGELEDGREVTACYLVHDKQRRETRAAKPFLQLTLGDRTGTVPAMVWDDADRLDALFGADDVIGVRAKVGTYNDRLQVTVLAAEPLEVVDDDLAFFLPCCPRDREALGREVDRLVATVEDRPLRVLLERCLGKRTALGRSFRMHPAAKRNHHAYLGGLMEHSLSVALACDRLAAHYIGQGARIDRDLLIAGALLHDVGKVRELSAARSFGYTVEGQLLGHIVLGIQIVGREAEAIPGLAPERLLLVQHLIASHQGRLEWASPKVPQMVEALVLHYADDLDSKMNPAVALLSGAGEGEFTPFDRHLERSLFNPAPPALARAPELEPVTPEAAAEVLIDLFRG